The following coding sequences are from one Lolium rigidum isolate FL_2022 chromosome 6, APGP_CSIRO_Lrig_0.1, whole genome shotgun sequence window:
- the LOC124665009 gene encoding non-specific lipid transfer protein GPI-anchored 12-like, with protein sequence MAAAPPAHHSAPAPPMAATPATAPAPGATLSPECMDAVLNMSDCLPYVSSGSTDKHPDKACCPELDGLLQSNPVCLCELLAGGGDSYGVSVDYKRAMALPGVCRLNAPPLSACAAFGVPVGPSSSPLTDVSPSGTGPQMPENPPSLSPSKSAASSRFTARGLAALAALPLAITAAAMF encoded by the exons atggccgcggcgccgccggcgcatcACTCCGCTCCTGCTCCTCCCATGGCCGCGACGCCTgcgacggcgccggcgccgggggcGACGCTCAGCCCGGAGTGCATGGACGCGGTGCTCAACATGTCCGACTGCCTGCCGTACGTCTCAAGCGGGAGCACGGACAAGCACCCGGACAAGGCCTGCTGCCCGGAGCTCGACGGCCTGCTGCAGTCCAACCCCGTCTGCCTCTGCGAGCTGCTCGCCGGTGGAGGGGACTCCTACGGCGTCAGCGTCGACTACAAGCGCGCCATGGCGCTGCCGGGGGTCTGCCGCCTCAACGCGCCGCCACTCAGCGCGTGCGCAG CTTTTGGAGTCCCTGTTGGGCCTTCTTCATCGCCATTAACAGACGTCTCCCCATCCGGTACTGGACCGCAAATGCCTG AGAACCCGCCTTCCCTATCGCCGTCCAAGTCGGCTGCCTCCAGCCGCTTCACTGCTCGTGgactcgccgccctcgccgcgctACCGCTCGCGATCACGGCCGCCGCCATGTTCTAG